Proteins encoded in a region of the Cygnus olor isolate bCygOlo1 chromosome 4, bCygOlo1.pri.v2, whole genome shotgun sequence genome:
- the TBC1D9 gene encoding TBC1 domain family member 9 isoform X4: MWVNPEEVLLANALWVTERANPYFILQRRKGHGGDGGGGGLAGLLVGTLDVVLDSSARVAPYRILYQAPDSLVYWTIACGCSRKEITEHWEWLEQNLLQTLSIFENENDINTFVRGKIQGIIAEYNKINGIKEDDDTEKFKEAIVKFHKLFGMPEEEKLVNYYSCSYWKGKVPRQGWVYLSINHLCFYSFLMGREAKLVIRWVDITQLEKNATLLFPDMIKVSTRSSEHFFSVFLNINETFKLMEQLANIAMRQLLDNEGFEQDRSLPKLKKKSPKKVSALKRDLDARAKSERYRALFRLPKDEKLDGHTDCTLWTPFNKMHILGQMFVSTNYICFTSKEENLCSLIIPLREVTIVEKADSSSVLPSPLSISTKNRMTFLFANLKDRDFLVQRISDFLQQTTSKIYLEKNISGSCMSSDDEVFTRSNSIISASTHKSLSSESEGERQFNLNGNGIPTATQALMTMYRRRSPEEFNPKLAKEFLKEQAWKIHFAEYGQGVCMYRTEKTRDLVLKGIPESMRGELWLLFSGAINEMATHPGYYEDLVERSMGKYNLATEEIERDLHRSLPEHPAFQNEMGIAALRRVLTAYAFRNPNIGYCQAMNIVTSVLLLYAKEEEAFWLLVALCERMLPDYYNTRVVGALVDQGVFEELARDYVPQLYDCMQDLGVISTISLSWFLTLFLSVMPFESAVVVVDCFFCEGIKVIFQLALAVLDANVDKLLNCKDDGEAMTVLGRYLDSVTNKDSTLPPIPHLHSLLSDDVEPYPEVDIFRLIRSSYEKFGSIRADLIEQMRFKQRLKVIQTLEDTTKRNVVRTIVTETSFTIDELEELYALFKAEHLTSCYWGGNSNAIDRHDPSLPYLEQYRIDFEQFKGMFALLFPWACGTHSDVLAARLFRLLDENGDLLINFREFVSGLSAACHGDLTEKLKLLYKMHVLPDPSPEQEEPDSAFEATQYFFEDITPECTHVVGLDSRNKQGVDDGFVTVSLKTDKGKKSSQENRNYLRMWSQENKSKAKNSKDLPRLNQGQFIELCKTMYNMFSEDPNEQDLYHATAAVTSLLLEIGEVGKLFTVQPTKETDSSSNNCSKTIQSELFQKKDSQQYPLEQHKPFQGSLATNDEEAVCTDSTLGMQMEDIKLEDSSPRDNGACSSMLISDDDTKDDSSMSSYSVLSAGSHEEEKLHCEDIGEDTVLVRSNHTTSLHRSTSIDRDWAITFEQFLASLLTEPALVRYFDKPVSMMARITNAKNVRMMGKPITSASDYEISTMSG, from the exons GTCTCCTTGTGGGTACTCTTGATGTCGTGTTGGACTCCAGCGCCAGAGTGGCACCGTATCGAATCCTCTATCAAGCACCAGACTCCCTGGTCTATTGGACTATTGCCTGTG GTTGCTCAAGGAAGGAAATCACTGAACACTGGGAATGGCTTGAACAGAATTTGTTGCAAACTCTTTCTATCTTTGAGAATGAGAATGACATAAATACATTtgtcagaggaaaaatacag GGCATCATTGCTGAGTACAACAAAATCAATGGCATCAAGGAGGATGATGATACAGAAAAATTTAAGGAAGCCATAGTGAAGTTTCATAAGCTATTTGGGATGCCAGAAGAAGAGAAACTAGTGAACTACTACTCCTGCAGTTACTGGAAGGGGAAAGTGCCCCGTCAGGGCTGGGTGTATCTCAGCATTAATcacctttgcttttattctttcctcATGGGAAGAGAAG CAAAGTTAGTTATCCGCTGGGTTGATATTACTCAACTTGAGAAGAATGCTACATTACTCTTCCCTGATATGATCAAAGTGAGCACAAGGTCCAGTGAACACTTCTTCTCAGTATTCCTTAATATCAATGAGACATTTAAACTAATGGAACAGCTTGCCAATATAGCTATGCGACAACTTTTGGACAATGAAGGGTTTGAACAAGACAGGTCATTACccaagctgaaaaagaaatccccCAAAAAAGTATCTGCACTGAAACG ggaTCTTGATGCCAGAGCAAAGAGTGAGAGATACCGTGCGTTGTTTCGACTTCCTAAGGATGAGAAGTTAGATGGACATACAGACTGTACTCTGTGGACTCCATTCaacaaaatgcatattttggGTCAGATGTTTGTTTCTACAAACTACATTTGCTTTACTAGTAAGGAAGAGAACTTGTGCAGCCTTATTATCCCTCTTCGAGAG GTGACAATAGTGGAAAAAGCAGACAGCTCCAGTGTGTTGCCCAGCCCGTTATCAATCAGCACTAAAAACAGAATGACGTTCCTGTTTGCCAACTTGAAAGACCGAGACTTTCTTGTACAGAGGATCTCAGATTTTCTGCAAcaaacaacttcaaaaatatacttggaaaaaaatatttctggaagttGTATGAGCTCTGACGATGAG GTGTTTACAAGATCAAATAGTATCATTTCTGCCAGCACACACAAAAGCCTCAGCTCTGAGTCGGAAGGAGAGCGACAGTTCAATCTCAATGGCAATGGCATTCCAACAGCAACTCAAGCTTTAATGACTATGTATCGACGGAGGTCACCTGAGGAGTTCAACCCCAAGCTG GCTAAAGAGTTTTTGAAAGAACAAGCGTGGAAGATTCACTTTGCTGAATATGGCCAAGGAGTCTGTATGTATCGTACCGAGAAGACGAGAGACCTTGTGCTGAAGGGCATTCCAGAAAGCATGAGGGGGGAACTTTGGCTACTGTTTTCAG GAGCCATTAATGAAATGGCCACTCATCCTGGCTATTATGAGGACCTAGTGGAGAGATCGATGGGGAAGTATAACCTTGCTACAGAAGAGATAGAGAGGGATCTGCATCGCTCCCTCCCAGAACACCCTGCTTTCCAGAATGAGATGGGTATTGCTGCTCTAAGGAGAGTGTTGACAGCTTATGCTTTTAGAAATCCAAACATAGGATATTGTCAG gcTATGAATATTGTCACTTCAGTACTTCTCCTTTATgcaaaggaagaggaagctTTCTGGTTGCTGGTGGCTTTGTGTGAACGTATGCTACCTGACTACTACAACACGAGAGTTGTTG gAGCGTTGGTGGATCAGGGTGTCTTTGAAGAGTTAGCTCGTGACTATGTTCCACAGCTTTATGACTGCATGCAGGATTTGGGTGTAATATCCACTATTTCCCTGTCCTGGTTCCTCACTCTTTTCCTCAGTGTAATGCCGTTTGAGAGTGCTGTGGTGGTTGTGGattgtttcttctgtgaagGAATAAAGGTGATATTTCAGTTGGCACTTGCTGTCCTCGATGCTAATGTAGATAAGCTGCTCAACTGTAAAGATGATGGAGAAGCCATGACAGTTTTGGGAAG GTATTTGGACAGCGTAACTAATAAGGACAGCACTCTTCCACCCATTCCTCACCTTCACTCGTTGCTCAGTGATGATGTAGAGCCTTATCCCGAGGTGGATATCTTCAGACTAATCCGATCTTCCTATGAG AAATTTGGAAGTATCCGAGCAGATTTGATTGAACAAATGAGATTCAAACAAAGACTGAAAGTTATTCAAACCCTTGAAGATACTACAAAGCGCAATGTG GTACGAACTATTGTGACGGAGACTTCTTTTACTATCGATGAATTGGAGGAACTGTATGCTCTTTTCAAG GCAGAACATCTGACTAGCTGCTACTGGGGAGGAAACAGCAATGCTATTGACCGGCATGATCCCAGCCTGCCTTATCTGGAGCAGTACCGTATTGATTTTGAACAGTTCAAGGGGATGtttgctcttctctttccttgggCATGTGGAACCCATTCAGATGTATTAGCTGCACGCTTATTCAGGCTTCTGGATGAAAATGGAGACTTACTCATCAACTTCCGTGAATTCGTGTCTGGGCTAA GTGCAGCATGCCATGGAGATCTTACAGAGAAGCTAAAGCTGCTGtacaaaatgcatgttttgcCTG ATCCATCCCCTGAGCAAGAAGAGCCAGACTCTGCTTTTGAAGCCACACAGTACTTTTTTGAAGACATTACACCAGAATGTACGCACG TTGTTGGCCTAGACAGCAGGAACAAACAGGGAGTAGACGATGGGTTTGTTACAGTGagtctgaaaacagacaaag GCAAGAAGAGTTCACAAGAGAATCGAAACTACCTGAGAATGTGGAGCCAAGAGAATAAATCCAAAGCAAAAAACTCAAAGGACTTGCCCAGGCTGAATCAG GGACAGTTCATTGAACTGTGCAAGACAATGTATAATATGTTCAGTGAAGACCCCAATGAGCAAGATCTGTACCACGCTACCGCTGCTGTGACAAGCTTGCTTTTGGAGATAGGTGAAGTTGGTAAGCTCTTCACGGTGCAGCCCACAAAAGAGACAGACAGCAGCAGTAACAATTGCAGTAAAACTATTCAGAGCgagctgtttcagaaaaaagACAGCCAGCAGTACCCCCTTGAACAGCACAAGCCGTTCCAAGGCAGCCTTGCCACCAACGATGAGGAGGCAGTTTGCACCGACAGCACCCTGGGCATGCAGATGGAAGACATTAAGCTCGAAGACTCTTCTCCCAGGGACAACGGAGCCTGTTCTTCCATGCTCATTTCCGATGACGATACAAAAGATGATAGTTCGATGTCCTCCTACTCGGTACTGAGTGCAGGTtcacatgaagaagaaaagctgcattGCGAGGACATCGGTGAAGACACCGTTTTAGTACGGAGCAACCACACCACTTCTCTTCATAGAAGCACTAGCATTGACAGAGACTGGGCTATCACCTTTGAACAATTTTTAGCCTCCCTTTTGACTGAGCCAGCGCTGGTTAGGTACTTTGACAAGCCTGTGTCCATGATGGCTAGGATTACTAATGCTAAAAATGTAAGGATGATGGGTAAACCAATAACCTCGGCCAGTGACTATGAAATCTCTACTATGTCGGGATAA
- the TBC1D9 gene encoding TBC1 domain family member 9 isoform X3: protein MWVNPEEVLLANALWVTERANPYFILQRRKGHGGDGGGGGLAGLLVGTLDVVLDSSARVAPYRILYQAPDSLVYWTIACGCSRKEITEHWEWLEQNLLQTLSIFENENDINTFVRGKIQGIIAEYNKINGIKEDDDTEKFKEAIVKFHKLFGMPEEEKLVNYYSCSYWKGKVPRQGWVYLSINHLCFYSFLMGREAKLVIRWVDITQLEKNATLLFPDMIKVSTRSSEHFFSVFLNINETFKLMEQLANIAMRQLLDNEGFEQDRSLPKLKKKSPKKVSALKRDLDARAKSERYRALFRLPKDEKLDGHTDCTLWTPFNKMHILGQMFVSTNYICFTSKEENLCSLIIPLREVTIVEKADSSSVLPSPLSISTKNRMTFLFANLKDRDFLVQRISDFLQQTTSKIYLEKNISGSCMSSDDEVFTRSNSIISASTHKSLSSESEGERQFNLNGNGIPTATQALMTMYRRRSPEEFNPKLAKEFLKEQAWKIHFAEYGQGVCMYRTEKTRDLVLKGIPESMRGELWLLFSGAINEMATHPGYYEDLVERSMGKYNLATEEIERDLHRSLPEHPAFQNEMGIAALRRVLTAYAFRNPNIGYCQAMNIVTSVLLLYAKEEEAFWLLVALCERMLPDYYNTRVVGALVDQGVFEELARDYVPQLYDCMQDLGVISTISLSWFLTLFLSVMPFESAVVVVDCFFCEGIKVIFQLALAVLDANVDKLLNCKDDGEAMTVLGRYLDSVTNKDSTLPPIPHLHSLLSDDVEPYPEVDIFRLIRSSYEKFGSIRADLIEQMRFKQRLKVIQTLEDTTKRNVVRTIVTETSFTIDELEELYALFKAEHLTSCYWGGNSNAIDRHDPSLPYLEQYRIDFEQFKGMFALLFPWACGTHSDVLAARLFRLLDENGDLLINFREFVSGLSAACHGDLTEKLKLLYKMHVLPDPSPEQEEPDSAFEATQYFFEDITPECTHVVGLDSRNKQGVDDGFVTVSLKTDKVGKKSSQENRNYLRMWSQENKSKAKNSKDLPRLNQGQFIELCKTMYNMFSEDPNEQDLYHATAAVTSLLLEIGEVGKLFTVQPTKETDSSSNNCSKTIQSELFQKKDSQQYPLEQHKPFQGSLATNDEEAVCTDSTLGMQMEDIKLEDSSPRDNGACSSMLISDDDTKDDSSMSSYSVLSAGSHEEEKLHCEDIGEDTVLVRSNHTTSLHRSTSIDRDWAITFEQFLASLLTEPALVRYFDKPVSMMARITNAKNVRMMGKPITSASDYEISTMSG from the exons GTCTCCTTGTGGGTACTCTTGATGTCGTGTTGGACTCCAGCGCCAGAGTGGCACCGTATCGAATCCTCTATCAAGCACCAGACTCCCTGGTCTATTGGACTATTGCCTGTG GTTGCTCAAGGAAGGAAATCACTGAACACTGGGAATGGCTTGAACAGAATTTGTTGCAAACTCTTTCTATCTTTGAGAATGAGAATGACATAAATACATTtgtcagaggaaaaatacag GGCATCATTGCTGAGTACAACAAAATCAATGGCATCAAGGAGGATGATGATACAGAAAAATTTAAGGAAGCCATAGTGAAGTTTCATAAGCTATTTGGGATGCCAGAAGAAGAGAAACTAGTGAACTACTACTCCTGCAGTTACTGGAAGGGGAAAGTGCCCCGTCAGGGCTGGGTGTATCTCAGCATTAATcacctttgcttttattctttcctcATGGGAAGAGAAG CAAAGTTAGTTATCCGCTGGGTTGATATTACTCAACTTGAGAAGAATGCTACATTACTCTTCCCTGATATGATCAAAGTGAGCACAAGGTCCAGTGAACACTTCTTCTCAGTATTCCTTAATATCAATGAGACATTTAAACTAATGGAACAGCTTGCCAATATAGCTATGCGACAACTTTTGGACAATGAAGGGTTTGAACAAGACAGGTCATTACccaagctgaaaaagaaatccccCAAAAAAGTATCTGCACTGAAACG ggaTCTTGATGCCAGAGCAAAGAGTGAGAGATACCGTGCGTTGTTTCGACTTCCTAAGGATGAGAAGTTAGATGGACATACAGACTGTACTCTGTGGACTCCATTCaacaaaatgcatattttggGTCAGATGTTTGTTTCTACAAACTACATTTGCTTTACTAGTAAGGAAGAGAACTTGTGCAGCCTTATTATCCCTCTTCGAGAG GTGACAATAGTGGAAAAAGCAGACAGCTCCAGTGTGTTGCCCAGCCCGTTATCAATCAGCACTAAAAACAGAATGACGTTCCTGTTTGCCAACTTGAAAGACCGAGACTTTCTTGTACAGAGGATCTCAGATTTTCTGCAAcaaacaacttcaaaaatatacttggaaaaaaatatttctggaagttGTATGAGCTCTGACGATGAG GTGTTTACAAGATCAAATAGTATCATTTCTGCCAGCACACACAAAAGCCTCAGCTCTGAGTCGGAAGGAGAGCGACAGTTCAATCTCAATGGCAATGGCATTCCAACAGCAACTCAAGCTTTAATGACTATGTATCGACGGAGGTCACCTGAGGAGTTCAACCCCAAGCTG GCTAAAGAGTTTTTGAAAGAACAAGCGTGGAAGATTCACTTTGCTGAATATGGCCAAGGAGTCTGTATGTATCGTACCGAGAAGACGAGAGACCTTGTGCTGAAGGGCATTCCAGAAAGCATGAGGGGGGAACTTTGGCTACTGTTTTCAG GAGCCATTAATGAAATGGCCACTCATCCTGGCTATTATGAGGACCTAGTGGAGAGATCGATGGGGAAGTATAACCTTGCTACAGAAGAGATAGAGAGGGATCTGCATCGCTCCCTCCCAGAACACCCTGCTTTCCAGAATGAGATGGGTATTGCTGCTCTAAGGAGAGTGTTGACAGCTTATGCTTTTAGAAATCCAAACATAGGATATTGTCAG gcTATGAATATTGTCACTTCAGTACTTCTCCTTTATgcaaaggaagaggaagctTTCTGGTTGCTGGTGGCTTTGTGTGAACGTATGCTACCTGACTACTACAACACGAGAGTTGTTG gAGCGTTGGTGGATCAGGGTGTCTTTGAAGAGTTAGCTCGTGACTATGTTCCACAGCTTTATGACTGCATGCAGGATTTGGGTGTAATATCCACTATTTCCCTGTCCTGGTTCCTCACTCTTTTCCTCAGTGTAATGCCGTTTGAGAGTGCTGTGGTGGTTGTGGattgtttcttctgtgaagGAATAAAGGTGATATTTCAGTTGGCACTTGCTGTCCTCGATGCTAATGTAGATAAGCTGCTCAACTGTAAAGATGATGGAGAAGCCATGACAGTTTTGGGAAG GTATTTGGACAGCGTAACTAATAAGGACAGCACTCTTCCACCCATTCCTCACCTTCACTCGTTGCTCAGTGATGATGTAGAGCCTTATCCCGAGGTGGATATCTTCAGACTAATCCGATCTTCCTATGAG AAATTTGGAAGTATCCGAGCAGATTTGATTGAACAAATGAGATTCAAACAAAGACTGAAAGTTATTCAAACCCTTGAAGATACTACAAAGCGCAATGTG GTACGAACTATTGTGACGGAGACTTCTTTTACTATCGATGAATTGGAGGAACTGTATGCTCTTTTCAAG GCAGAACATCTGACTAGCTGCTACTGGGGAGGAAACAGCAATGCTATTGACCGGCATGATCCCAGCCTGCCTTATCTGGAGCAGTACCGTATTGATTTTGAACAGTTCAAGGGGATGtttgctcttctctttccttgggCATGTGGAACCCATTCAGATGTATTAGCTGCACGCTTATTCAGGCTTCTGGATGAAAATGGAGACTTACTCATCAACTTCCGTGAATTCGTGTCTGGGCTAA GTGCAGCATGCCATGGAGATCTTACAGAGAAGCTAAAGCTGCTGtacaaaatgcatgttttgcCTG ATCCATCCCCTGAGCAAGAAGAGCCAGACTCTGCTTTTGAAGCCACACAGTACTTTTTTGAAGACATTACACCAGAATGTACGCACG TTGTTGGCCTAGACAGCAGGAACAAACAGGGAGTAGACGATGGGTTTGTTACAGTGagtctgaaaacagacaaag TAGGCAAGAAGAGTTCACAAGAGAATCGAAACTACCTGAGAATGTGGAGCCAAGAGAATAAATCCAAAGCAAAAAACTCAAAGGACTTGCCCAGGCTGAATCAG GGACAGTTCATTGAACTGTGCAAGACAATGTATAATATGTTCAGTGAAGACCCCAATGAGCAAGATCTGTACCACGCTACCGCTGCTGTGACAAGCTTGCTTTTGGAGATAGGTGAAGTTGGTAAGCTCTTCACGGTGCAGCCCACAAAAGAGACAGACAGCAGCAGTAACAATTGCAGTAAAACTATTCAGAGCgagctgtttcagaaaaaagACAGCCAGCAGTACCCCCTTGAACAGCACAAGCCGTTCCAAGGCAGCCTTGCCACCAACGATGAGGAGGCAGTTTGCACCGACAGCACCCTGGGCATGCAGATGGAAGACATTAAGCTCGAAGACTCTTCTCCCAGGGACAACGGAGCCTGTTCTTCCATGCTCATTTCCGATGACGATACAAAAGATGATAGTTCGATGTCCTCCTACTCGGTACTGAGTGCAGGTtcacatgaagaagaaaagctgcattGCGAGGACATCGGTGAAGACACCGTTTTAGTACGGAGCAACCACACCACTTCTCTTCATAGAAGCACTAGCATTGACAGAGACTGGGCTATCACCTTTGAACAATTTTTAGCCTCCCTTTTGACTGAGCCAGCGCTGGTTAGGTACTTTGACAAGCCTGTGTCCATGATGGCTAGGATTACTAATGCTAAAAATGTAAGGATGATGGGTAAACCAATAACCTCGGCCAGTGACTATGAAATCTCTACTATGTCGGGATAA
- the TBC1D9 gene encoding TBC1 domain family member 9 isoform X1, whose translation MWVNPEEVLLANALWVTERANPYFILQRRKGHGGDGGGGGLAGLLVGTLDVVLDSSARVAPYRILYQAPDSLVYWTIACGCSRKEITEHWEWLEQNLLQTLSIFENENDINTFVRGKIQGIIAEYNKINGIKEDDDTEKFKEAIVKFHKLFGMPEEEKLVNYYSCSYWKGKVPRQGWVYLSINHLCFYSFLMGREAKLVIRWVDITQLEKNATLLFPDMIKVSTRSSEHFFSVFLNINETFKLMEQLANIAMRQLLDNEGFEQDRSLPKLKKKSPKKVSALKRDLDARAKSERYRALFRLPKDEKLDGHTDCTLWTPFNKMHILGQMFVSTNYICFTSKEENLCSLIIPLREVTIVEKADSSSVLPSPLSISTKNRMTFLFANLKDRDFLVQRISDFLQQTTSKIYLEKNISGSCMSSDDEVFTRSNSIISASTHKSLSSESEGERQFNLNGNGIPTATQALMTMYRRRSPEEFNPKLAKEFLKEQAWKIHFAEYGQGVCMYRTEKTRDLVLKGIPESMRGELWLLFSGAINEMATHPGYYEDLVERSMGKYNLATEEIERDLHRSLPEHPAFQNEMGIAALRRVLTAYAFRNPNIGYCQAMNIVTSVLLLYAKEEEAFWLLVALCERMLPDYYNTRVVGALVDQGVFEELARDYVPQLYDCMQDLGVISTISLSWFLTLFLSVMPFESAVVVVDCFFCEGIKVIFQLALAVLDANVDKLLNCKDDGEAMTVLGRYLDSVTNKDSTLPPIPHLHSLLSDDVEPYPEVDIFRLIRSSYEKFGSIRADLIEQMRFKQRLKVIQTLEDTTKRNVVRTIVTETSFTIDELEELYALFKHLPCVQAEHLTSCYWGGNSNAIDRHDPSLPYLEQYRIDFEQFKGMFALLFPWACGTHSDVLAARLFRLLDENGDLLINFREFVSGLSAACHGDLTEKLKLLYKMHVLPDPSPEQEEPDSAFEATQYFFEDITPECTHVVGLDSRNKQGVDDGFVTVSLKTDKVGKKSSQENRNYLRMWSQENKSKAKNSKDLPRLNQGQFIELCKTMYNMFSEDPNEQDLYHATAAVTSLLLEIGEVGKLFTVQPTKETDSSSNNCSKTIQSELFQKKDSQQYPLEQHKPFQGSLATNDEEAVCTDSTLGMQMEDIKLEDSSPRDNGACSSMLISDDDTKDDSSMSSYSVLSAGSHEEEKLHCEDIGEDTVLVRSNHTTSLHRSTSIDRDWAITFEQFLASLLTEPALVRYFDKPVSMMARITNAKNVRMMGKPITSASDYEISTMSG comes from the exons GTCTCCTTGTGGGTACTCTTGATGTCGTGTTGGACTCCAGCGCCAGAGTGGCACCGTATCGAATCCTCTATCAAGCACCAGACTCCCTGGTCTATTGGACTATTGCCTGTG GTTGCTCAAGGAAGGAAATCACTGAACACTGGGAATGGCTTGAACAGAATTTGTTGCAAACTCTTTCTATCTTTGAGAATGAGAATGACATAAATACATTtgtcagaggaaaaatacag GGCATCATTGCTGAGTACAACAAAATCAATGGCATCAAGGAGGATGATGATACAGAAAAATTTAAGGAAGCCATAGTGAAGTTTCATAAGCTATTTGGGATGCCAGAAGAAGAGAAACTAGTGAACTACTACTCCTGCAGTTACTGGAAGGGGAAAGTGCCCCGTCAGGGCTGGGTGTATCTCAGCATTAATcacctttgcttttattctttcctcATGGGAAGAGAAG CAAAGTTAGTTATCCGCTGGGTTGATATTACTCAACTTGAGAAGAATGCTACATTACTCTTCCCTGATATGATCAAAGTGAGCACAAGGTCCAGTGAACACTTCTTCTCAGTATTCCTTAATATCAATGAGACATTTAAACTAATGGAACAGCTTGCCAATATAGCTATGCGACAACTTTTGGACAATGAAGGGTTTGAACAAGACAGGTCATTACccaagctgaaaaagaaatccccCAAAAAAGTATCTGCACTGAAACG ggaTCTTGATGCCAGAGCAAAGAGTGAGAGATACCGTGCGTTGTTTCGACTTCCTAAGGATGAGAAGTTAGATGGACATACAGACTGTACTCTGTGGACTCCATTCaacaaaatgcatattttggGTCAGATGTTTGTTTCTACAAACTACATTTGCTTTACTAGTAAGGAAGAGAACTTGTGCAGCCTTATTATCCCTCTTCGAGAG GTGACAATAGTGGAAAAAGCAGACAGCTCCAGTGTGTTGCCCAGCCCGTTATCAATCAGCACTAAAAACAGAATGACGTTCCTGTTTGCCAACTTGAAAGACCGAGACTTTCTTGTACAGAGGATCTCAGATTTTCTGCAAcaaacaacttcaaaaatatacttggaaaaaaatatttctggaagttGTATGAGCTCTGACGATGAG GTGTTTACAAGATCAAATAGTATCATTTCTGCCAGCACACACAAAAGCCTCAGCTCTGAGTCGGAAGGAGAGCGACAGTTCAATCTCAATGGCAATGGCATTCCAACAGCAACTCAAGCTTTAATGACTATGTATCGACGGAGGTCACCTGAGGAGTTCAACCCCAAGCTG GCTAAAGAGTTTTTGAAAGAACAAGCGTGGAAGATTCACTTTGCTGAATATGGCCAAGGAGTCTGTATGTATCGTACCGAGAAGACGAGAGACCTTGTGCTGAAGGGCATTCCAGAAAGCATGAGGGGGGAACTTTGGCTACTGTTTTCAG GAGCCATTAATGAAATGGCCACTCATCCTGGCTATTATGAGGACCTAGTGGAGAGATCGATGGGGAAGTATAACCTTGCTACAGAAGAGATAGAGAGGGATCTGCATCGCTCCCTCCCAGAACACCCTGCTTTCCAGAATGAGATGGGTATTGCTGCTCTAAGGAGAGTGTTGACAGCTTATGCTTTTAGAAATCCAAACATAGGATATTGTCAG gcTATGAATATTGTCACTTCAGTACTTCTCCTTTATgcaaaggaagaggaagctTTCTGGTTGCTGGTGGCTTTGTGTGAACGTATGCTACCTGACTACTACAACACGAGAGTTGTTG gAGCGTTGGTGGATCAGGGTGTCTTTGAAGAGTTAGCTCGTGACTATGTTCCACAGCTTTATGACTGCATGCAGGATTTGGGTGTAATATCCACTATTTCCCTGTCCTGGTTCCTCACTCTTTTCCTCAGTGTAATGCCGTTTGAGAGTGCTGTGGTGGTTGTGGattgtttcttctgtgaagGAATAAAGGTGATATTTCAGTTGGCACTTGCTGTCCTCGATGCTAATGTAGATAAGCTGCTCAACTGTAAAGATGATGGAGAAGCCATGACAGTTTTGGGAAG GTATTTGGACAGCGTAACTAATAAGGACAGCACTCTTCCACCCATTCCTCACCTTCACTCGTTGCTCAGTGATGATGTAGAGCCTTATCCCGAGGTGGATATCTTCAGACTAATCCGATCTTCCTATGAG AAATTTGGAAGTATCCGAGCAGATTTGATTGAACAAATGAGATTCAAACAAAGACTGAAAGTTATTCAAACCCTTGAAGATACTACAAAGCGCAATGTG GTACGAACTATTGTGACGGAGACTTCTTTTACTATCGATGAATTGGAGGAACTGTATGCTCTTTTCAAG CATTTGCCTTGTGTTCAGGCAGAACATCTGACTAGCTGCTACTGGGGAGGAAACAGCAATGCTATTGACCGGCATGATCCCAGCCTGCCTTATCTGGAGCAGTACCGTATTGATTTTGAACAGTTCAAGGGGATGtttgctcttctctttccttgggCATGTGGAACCCATTCAGATGTATTAGCTGCACGCTTATTCAGGCTTCTGGATGAAAATGGAGACTTACTCATCAACTTCCGTGAATTCGTGTCTGGGCTAA GTGCAGCATGCCATGGAGATCTTACAGAGAAGCTAAAGCTGCTGtacaaaatgcatgttttgcCTG ATCCATCCCCTGAGCAAGAAGAGCCAGACTCTGCTTTTGAAGCCACACAGTACTTTTTTGAAGACATTACACCAGAATGTACGCACG TTGTTGGCCTAGACAGCAGGAACAAACAGGGAGTAGACGATGGGTTTGTTACAGTGagtctgaaaacagacaaag TAGGCAAGAAGAGTTCACAAGAGAATCGAAACTACCTGAGAATGTGGAGCCAAGAGAATAAATCCAAAGCAAAAAACTCAAAGGACTTGCCCAGGCTGAATCAG GGACAGTTCATTGAACTGTGCAAGACAATGTATAATATGTTCAGTGAAGACCCCAATGAGCAAGATCTGTACCACGCTACCGCTGCTGTGACAAGCTTGCTTTTGGAGATAGGTGAAGTTGGTAAGCTCTTCACGGTGCAGCCCACAAAAGAGACAGACAGCAGCAGTAACAATTGCAGTAAAACTATTCAGAGCgagctgtttcagaaaaaagACAGCCAGCAGTACCCCCTTGAACAGCACAAGCCGTTCCAAGGCAGCCTTGCCACCAACGATGAGGAGGCAGTTTGCACCGACAGCACCCTGGGCATGCAGATGGAAGACATTAAGCTCGAAGACTCTTCTCCCAGGGACAACGGAGCCTGTTCTTCCATGCTCATTTCCGATGACGATACAAAAGATGATAGTTCGATGTCCTCCTACTCGGTACTGAGTGCAGGTtcacatgaagaagaaaagctgcattGCGAGGACATCGGTGAAGACACCGTTTTAGTACGGAGCAACCACACCACTTCTCTTCATAGAAGCACTAGCATTGACAGAGACTGGGCTATCACCTTTGAACAATTTTTAGCCTCCCTTTTGACTGAGCCAGCGCTGGTTAGGTACTTTGACAAGCCTGTGTCCATGATGGCTAGGATTACTAATGCTAAAAATGTAAGGATGATGGGTAAACCAATAACCTCGGCCAGTGACTATGAAATCTCTACTATGTCGGGATAA